One window of Candidatus Acidulodesulfobacterium ferriphilum genomic DNA carries:
- a CDS encoding DNA recombination protein RmuC — protein sequence MIIIIIIAAVFFVLFTASVIVSLVRTAKLKTYYSDIITKNSLQNDQNIKNNIVLESELKNEKSRHNQTAERLSGAETEIFNLRKENTGLRVGLSEAATNNKNLEERIAAQKADFDLRLNNQKSEFLELENRFTEAFKNLSTEILEDKSKKFTETNKENMDNILKPLSEKIKEFEKKVEDTHISETKERYSLKNEITKLIETENNMKLTTENLTKALKGNAKVQGNWGEMVLEMLLENSGLIKGENYETQKNLSVTGENEHAQNLRPDVIIYLPEKRELILDSKVSLTDYERYISADENDEGRKVYLKGHIDSIKKHIDELSGKRYNTALGGKSLDFVIMFIPIDFAYTVALNEDKDILKKALNQNIIIATPSILLLMLRMVENLWYQANLERNAVLIMNEAGKLHEKFINFIESMQEIEMGIKKAGNAYEEAFKQLRTGRGNLIGKLEGIKKLGAKSAKSLPEKIEYDKYDI from the coding sequence ATGATAATTATTATAATTATAGCCGCGGTATTTTTCGTCTTATTTACCGCTTCCGTAATTGTTTCGCTTGTTCGTACAGCTAAGCTTAAAACATACTATTCCGACATCATAACAAAAAACTCCCTTCAAAACGACCAAAATATCAAAAACAACATCGTGCTTGAGAGCGAGCTTAAGAACGAAAAAAGCCGGCATAACCAGACAGCCGAAAGGTTAAGCGGCGCGGAAACCGAAATCTTCAACCTGAGAAAAGAAAATACCGGTCTCAGGGTAGGCCTTTCCGAGGCGGCCACCAATAATAAAAATCTTGAGGAAAGAATAGCCGCCCAAAAGGCGGATTTTGATTTAAGATTAAATAATCAAAAATCGGAGTTTCTGGAGCTTGAAAACAGGTTTACAGAGGCATTCAAAAACCTTTCCACAGAGATATTGGAGGATAAAAGCAAAAAATTCACCGAGACTAATAAAGAAAACATGGATAATATATTAAAGCCTTTGTCCGAAAAGATTAAGGAATTTGAAAAAAAGGTCGAGGATACCCATATCTCCGAAACAAAAGAGCGCTATTCGCTAAAAAACGAAATAACTAAGCTTATAGAGACGGAAAACAATATGAAGCTGACAACCGAAAATCTCACCAAAGCCTTAAAGGGAAACGCAAAGGTTCAGGGAAATTGGGGGGAGATGGTTTTAGAGATGCTTCTTGAAAACTCCGGTCTGATAAAAGGCGAAAATTATGAAACGCAAAAAAACCTTAGCGTAACGGGTGAAAATGAACATGCTCAAAATTTAAGGCCGGATGTTATCATCTATTTGCCTGAGAAAAGAGAGCTAATTTTAGACTCAAAGGTCTCGCTGACAGATTATGAAAGGTATATAAGCGCCGACGAAAACGATGAAGGCAGAAAGGTTTATTTAAAAGGACACATCGACTCTATTAAAAAGCATATCGACGAATTAAGCGGGAAACGGTACAACACGGCTCTGGGCGGCAAATCCCTTGACTTTGTTATCATGTTTATACCGATAGATTTTGCTTATACCGTTGCGCTGAACGAAGATAAAGATATACTTAAAAAGGCTTTAAATCAAAATATAATAATCGCCACCCCGTCCATCCTTCTTTTAATGCTGAGAATGGTGGAAAATCTCTGGTATCAGGCAAATCTCGAACGCAATGCCGTATTAATAATGAATGAAGCGGGAAAATTGCACGAAAAGTTTATTAATTTTATCGAAAGCATGCAGGAAATAGAAATGGGAATTAAGAAAGCAGGTAACGCTTACGAGGAAGCCTTTAAACAATTACGGACAGGAAGAGGTAATTTAATCGGTAAGCTCGAGGGAATAAAAAAATTGGGGGCAAAATCCGCAAAATCCCTTCCCGAAAAAATCGAGTACGATAAATACGATATATAA
- a CDS encoding TolC family protein, with product MEDKSKKKKYRIALSFVLIIVLCSVYLIIPVSKAFAFKARHGIGIRNRQSSNSRVLTLKEAYILAARRNGAIRANKESYYQSTLLKWSAISMLLPNINLTYKDQRFHLHEPAPVPSTSGSSNNFSFFFPNYEYSFTLDQPILKLGALPAYGAAENTVSQAKMNLNNVSATTLYNVAASYYTVLNDISLINADTKTYNEAKSHLELTEAKLQAGLAIITDVLQAKSQFYAAKQELIGAKNSLKSAKAELASILGISRRFKVIKPPEPVIKKALLKKYIFLAYKNNPGLRSLKYAKKAANNETQYYETQYIPQINFQASYNALSDNHFIPGGSLNYWTAGAILTMPIFQGGTRIISIEKARSAANAAMYNMIQSKRNLKAQVISDFYNIQNLKYEVAALEHEEKFASKNYMLVEEEYKAGVATSVDVVTALAQLTTARHNLLTANLSYYKSVLNLKRLTGSFKRKLISLTVDKFN from the coding sequence ATGGAAGATAAGTCTAAAAAGAAAAAATATCGCATTGCCCTTTCCTTCGTTTTAATTATAGTATTATGTTCGGTTTATTTAATTATTCCGGTTAGCAAAGCCTTTGCCTTTAAGGCGAGGCACGGAATCGGGATTAGAAATCGGCAAAGCTCAAACTCAAGAGTGCTCACTTTAAAAGAAGCCTACATCTTGGCTGCCCGCCGCAACGGCGCCATCAGGGCCAACAAAGAAAGCTATTACCAGTCCACGCTTTTAAAATGGTCTGCTATCAGTATGCTTTTGCCGAATATAAATCTCACATACAAAGACCAGAGGTTTCATTTGCATGAGCCGGCACCCGTGCCTTCTACCTCCGGTTCAAGTAATAATTTTAGTTTCTTTTTTCCCAATTATGAATACAGTTTTACCTTAGACCAGCCGATACTGAAGCTGGGCGCTCTTCCTGCTTACGGGGCTGCCGAGAATACGGTTTCGCAGGCAAAAATGAACCTTAATAATGTTTCGGCAACAACCCTTTATAATGTCGCCGCATCTTATTATACCGTTCTGAACGACATCAGTTTAATTAATGCCGACACGAAGACCTATAACGAAGCAAAGTCGCATCTTGAGCTTACCGAAGCAAAACTTCAAGCTGGGCTTGCCATAATTACCGATGTTCTTCAGGCAAAATCACAGTTCTATGCCGCAAAACAGGAACTTATCGGCGCTAAAAATTCGCTTAAATCGGCGAAGGCCGAACTTGCCTCTATTCTTGGCATCAGCCGCCGTTTCAAAGTTATTAAACCGCCGGAGCCGGTTATTAAAAAGGCTTTGTTAAAAAAATATATTTTTTTGGCTTATAAAAATAATCCGGGGTTAAGGTCGTTAAAATATGCAAAAAAGGCTGCAAACAATGAAACGCAGTATTACGAGACCCAATATATTCCTCAGATTAATTTTCAGGCTTCTTATAACGCCCTTTCCGATAATCATTTTATACCCGGGGGTTCTTTGAATTACTGGACGGCGGGGGCAATATTAACTATGCCTATATTTCAGGGCGGCACAAGAATTATATCCATCGAGAAAGCCCGTTCCGCCGCTAATGCGGCAATGTACAATATGATACAGTCTAAAAGAAATTTAAAGGCGCAGGTTATTTCGGATTTTTACAACATACAGAACCTTAAATATGAAGTTGCGGCTCTTGAGCACGAGGAAAAGTTCGCGTCAAAAAACTATATGCTCGTCGAAGAAGAGTATAAGGCGGGGGTTGCTACAAGCGTCGATGTCGTAACCGCTTTAGCCCAGCTCACTACCGCAAGGCATAACCTTTTGACCGCCAATCTAAGCTATTACAAATCCGTTTTAAACCTCAAAAGGCTTACCGGCTCTTTTAAAAGGAAACTTATAAGTTTAACCGTGGATAAGTTTAATTAA